A genome region from Musa acuminata AAA Group cultivar baxijiao chromosome BXJ3-5, Cavendish_Baxijiao_AAA, whole genome shotgun sequence includes the following:
- the LOC135583148 gene encoding uncharacterized protein LOC135583148 isoform X4 — protein sequence MLGAWLAGVLFAAGVTFATLSIVNKNASGAKQQVEPLAREQEILMSSVDASEKDNRVGEVSNVVTIGEESIISDRNEDNETGTSENFTPTNVNGDVSESRYGDMQDLESSLSENIKSVGEGVIEIKRALTLDEQEVAQNVDNLPLFAGLSNSTHELPTYEDGFSYETSKSDDLGCTTTFDTLESGIGKDVNADGTVTLVDLTSVNTASTNGISNNHEETINSNSETPSQFLGEFESQVPSKSITPDAKRIDSDEIDYQFSFEDVVANVSLLKDQDIEQNNMLQLPAKDCTECPIVHDKNETVPIEKLFDLVPDHSEEQMLQFDSISSAGGHNLNDSDLASVQSVVVSTDPTKKEPDLKCDNETERNSLFESLLPKKSFSHSGIPAPSLVYAAQQVPPGKILVPAFVDQVQGHALAALQVLKVIEVDAQPGDLCTRREYARWLVTASNVFSRNTFSKVYPAMYIENLTELAFDDVTPKDPDFPFIQGLAEAGLISSKLSRSDLDVSVNILDDYVLFSPDSPLSRQDLISWKMALERRQLPEVDKNHLYQCTGYIDVDKINPDAWPALIADFAGGEQGITALAFGYTRLFQPDKPVTKAQAAIAIATGDAAEVVGEELARIEAESLAETAVNAHTTLVAQVEKDLNASFEEELAKERQKTKDLEKLAEEARLELNRLRTQREEEKNALITSHATVESEMEVLSRLRHEVEEQLQNLMSNKLEISFERDRMNKLRKEVESENQVIIRLQYELEVERKALIMARSWAEEEAKRAREQAKALEEARERWERHGIKIVVDGDLQDDASIGTTWLIAGDQPPVDETIGRGETLVKKLKEMAAEMKHRSSVTIEKIIQRIVMIISALKQWVSVASNHATELRIAGISKAKNAMIEFKESASGFSLVIVDKARRVVADCKGSVGKISQKFKA from the exons ATGCTGGGAGCATGGCTGGCTGGGGTTCTTTTTGCTGCTGGAGTTACATTTGCAACATTATCTATTGTCAACAAAAATGCTTCTG GGGCAAAGCAGCAGGTGGAACCATTAGCAAGGGAGCAAGAAATATTAATGTCTTCTGTTGATGCAAGTGAAAAAGATAATCGGGTTGGTGAGGTGTCTAATGTGGTTACAATTGGTGAAGAGAGCATAATCAGTGACCGCAATGAAGACAATGAGACAGGTACCAGTGAAAATTTTACCCCTACAAATGTTAATGGAGATGTTAGTGAGAGCAGATATGGTGACATGCAAGATTTGGAGTCTTCATTATCAGAAAATATAAAATCAGTTGGAGAGGGTGTCATTGAAATTAAAAGAGCTTTGACTCTAGATGAACAAGAAGTGGCCCAAAATGTTGATAATCTTCCTCTATTTGCTGGCTTGAGCAACAGCACACATGAATTGCCTACTTATGAAGatggtttttcatatgaaacatcCAAATCGGATGATTTAGGTTGCACTACGACTTTTGATACGTTGGAGTCAGGTATCGGAAAAGATGTGAATGCCGATGGTACTGTTACTCTTGTAGACTTAACTTCTGTTAATACTGCTTCAACAAATGGCATAAGTAATAATCATGAGGAAACTATTAACTCAAATTCTGAAACTCCTTCACAATTCTTAGGTGAATTTGAGAGCCAGGTTCCCAGCAAGTCAATAACACCTGATGCCAAAAGAATAGACTCAGATGAAATAGATTACCAGTTCAGTTTTGAAGATGTCGTAGCAAATGTGTCTCTTTTGAAGGATCAGGATATTGAACAGAATAACATGCTGCAGTTACCTGCAAAGGACTGCACTGAGTGTCCAATAGTGCATGACAAAAATGAGACTGTTCCTATAGAAAAGCTTTTTGACTTGGTTCCTGATCATAGTGAAGAACAGATGCTTCAATTTGACTCAATTAGTTCTGCAGGAGGACATAACTTAAATGACAGTGATTTAGCTTCAGTACAGTCTGTAGTGGTATCTACAGATCCTACTAAAAAAGAACCTGATTTAAAGTGTGACAATGAAACTGAAAGAAACTCATTGTTTGAGTCACTTCTGCCTAAGAAATCTTTCTCCCATTCTGGTATACCAGCTCCATCTCTCGTCTATGCAGCTCAACAGGTACCCCCTGGAAAGATTTTGGTTCCTGCATTTGTTGATCAGGTTCAGGGGCATGCACTGGCAGCATTGCAGGTTTTAAAG GTCATTGAGGTGGATGCTCAACCAGGTGATTTATGCACTCGTCGTGAGTATGCTCGTTGGCTAGTAACTGCAAGCAATGTCTTTTCAAG GAACACCTTTTCAAAAGTGTATCCAGCAATGTACATTGAGAATCTGACTGAACTTGCATTTGATGATGTTACACCTAAAGATCCTGATTTTCCATTCATTCAAG GCTTGGCAGAAGCTGGGTTAATCTCTAGCAAGCTTTCAAGATCAGATTTGGATGTTTCTGTCAATATTCTGGATGACTATGTTCTTTTCTCCCCTGATAG TCCTTTGTCTCGTCAAGATCTGATTAGCTGGAAGATGGCATTAGAAAGAAGGCAACTTCCAGAAGTTGATAAAAAT CATCTATACCAGTGCACTGGCTACATAGACGTTGATAAGATAAATCCGGATGCTTGGCCTGCTTTGATAGCTGACTTTGCTGGTGGAGAACAAGGCATTACAGCTCTTGCTTTTG gTTATACTAGACTTTTCCAACCTGATAAACCTGTCACAAAAGCACAAGCTGCCATTGCAATTGCAACTGGTGATGCTGCTGAAGTTGTTGGTGAGGAACTTGCTCGTATTGAAGCAGAATCATTGGCAGAAACTGCCGTGAATGCGCATACTACCTTAGTGGCTCAAGTAGAGAAAGATCTCAATGCAAGCTTTGAAGAAGAGCTTGCCAAGGAAAGGCAGAAGACAAAAGACTTGGAGAAACTGGCTGAAGAAGCAAGGCTAGAATTAAACAGGCTAAGAACccaaagagaggaagaaaaaaatgcTCTTATTACGAGCCATGCTACTGTTGAGTCAGAAATGGAAGTTCTTTCAAGGCTAAGGCATGAAGTGGAAGAGCAATTACAGAATCTCATGAGTAACAAGCTGGAGATATCTTTTGAGAGGGACAGAATGAACAAACTTCGTAAGGAAGTTGAAAGTGAGAACCAGGTCATTATTAGGTTACAGTATGAGCTGGAGGTTGAAAGGAAGGCTTTGATCATGGCCAG GTCTTGGGCAGAGGAGGAGGCTAAAAGAGCAAGAGAACAGGCCAAAGCTCTTGAGGAAGCCAGAGAGCGATGGGAGAGGCATGGCATCAAAATCGTTGTTGACGGAGACCTCCAGGATGATGCATCTATTGGAACAACATGGCTTATTGCCGGGGATCAGCCTCCTGTTGATGAGACAATTGGTAGAGGGGAGACATTGGTGAAGAAGCTCAAGGAAATGGCTGCTGAAATGAAACATAGGTCTTCAGTTACTATTGAGAAAATTATTCAGAGGATTGTCATGATAATTTCGGCTTTAAAGCAGTGGGTCTCTGTTGCCTCCAATCACGCTACTGAGCTCCGAATTGCTGGAATTTCCAAGGCTAAAAATGCAATGATTGAGTTTAAGGAAAGTGCTTCGGGGTTCAGCTTAGTGATTGTGGACAAGGCCAGGAGAGTAGTTGCAGATTGCAAAGGTAGCGTTGGAAAAATCTCACAGAAGTTCAAGGCATGA
- the LOC135583148 gene encoding uncharacterized protein LOC135583148 isoform X3 — protein MAALMCPSSPNSLRLQFGFRCRESSAVFLRVRFRPTNRRVVVSFAGGEAARSGGGGRPWNGSDGSPDGFAGWLETGTGAGQSKKKGGLREMLGAWLAGVLFAAGVTFATLSIVNKNASGAKQQVEPLAREQEILMSSVDASEKDNRVGEVSNVVTIGEESIISDRNEDNETGTSENFTPTNVNGDVSESRYGDMQDLESSLSENIKSVGEGVIEIKRALTLDEQEVAQNVDNLPLFAGLSNSTHELPTYEDGFSYETSKSDDLGCTTTFDTLESGEFESQVPSKSITPDAKRIDSDEIDYQFSFEDVVANVSLLKDQDIEQNNMLQLPAKDCTECPIVHDKNETVPIEKLFDLVPDHSEEQMLQFDSISSAGGHNLNDSDLASVQSVVVSTDPTKKEPDLKCDNETERNSLFESLLPKKSFSHSGIPAPSLVYAAQQVPPGKILVPAFVDQVQGHALAALQVLKVIEVDAQPGDLCTRREYARWLVTASNVFSRNTFSKVYPAMYIENLTELAFDDVTPKDPDFPFIQGLAEAGLISSKLSRSDLDVSVNILDDYVLFSPDSPLSRQDLISWKMALERRQLPEVDKNHLYQCTGYIDVDKINPDAWPALIADFAGGEQGITALAFGYTRLFQPDKPVTKAQAAIAIATGDAAEVVGEELARIEAESLAETAVNAHTTLVAQVEKDLNASFEEELAKERQKTKDLEKLAEEARLELNRLRTQREEEKNALITSHATVESEMEVLSRLRHEVEEQLQNLMSNKLEISFERDRMNKLRKEVESENQVIIRLQYELEVERKALIMARSWAEEEAKRAREQAKALEEARERWERHGIKIVVDGDLQDDASIGTTWLIAGDQPPVDETIGRGETLVKKLKEMAAEMKHRSSVTIEKIIQRIVMIISALKQWVSVASNHATELRIAGISKAKNAMIEFKESASGFSLVIVDKARRVVADCKGSVGKISQKFKA, from the exons AAATGCTGGGAGCATGGCTGGCTGGGGTTCTTTTTGCTGCTGGAGTTACATTTGCAACATTATCTATTGTCAACAAAAATGCTTCTG GGGCAAAGCAGCAGGTGGAACCATTAGCAAGGGAGCAAGAAATATTAATGTCTTCTGTTGATGCAAGTGAAAAAGATAATCGGGTTGGTGAGGTGTCTAATGTGGTTACAATTGGTGAAGAGAGCATAATCAGTGACCGCAATGAAGACAATGAGACAGGTACCAGTGAAAATTTTACCCCTACAAATGTTAATGGAGATGTTAGTGAGAGCAGATATGGTGACATGCAAGATTTGGAGTCTTCATTATCAGAAAATATAAAATCAGTTGGAGAGGGTGTCATTGAAATTAAAAGAGCTTTGACTCTAGATGAACAAGAAGTGGCCCAAAATGTTGATAATCTTCCTCTATTTGCTGGCTTGAGCAACAGCACACATGAATTGCCTACTTATGAAGatggtttttcatatgaaacatcCAAATCGGATGATTTAGGTTGCACTACGACTTTTGATACGTTGGAGTCAG GTGAATTTGAGAGCCAGGTTCCCAGCAAGTCAATAACACCTGATGCCAAAAGAATAGACTCAGATGAAATAGATTACCAGTTCAGTTTTGAAGATGTCGTAGCAAATGTGTCTCTTTTGAAGGATCAGGATATTGAACAGAATAACATGCTGCAGTTACCTGCAAAGGACTGCACTGAGTGTCCAATAGTGCATGACAAAAATGAGACTGTTCCTATAGAAAAGCTTTTTGACTTGGTTCCTGATCATAGTGAAGAACAGATGCTTCAATTTGACTCAATTAGTTCTGCAGGAGGACATAACTTAAATGACAGTGATTTAGCTTCAGTACAGTCTGTAGTGGTATCTACAGATCCTACTAAAAAAGAACCTGATTTAAAGTGTGACAATGAAACTGAAAGAAACTCATTGTTTGAGTCACTTCTGCCTAAGAAATCTTTCTCCCATTCTGGTATACCAGCTCCATCTCTCGTCTATGCAGCTCAACAGGTACCCCCTGGAAAGATTTTGGTTCCTGCATTTGTTGATCAGGTTCAGGGGCATGCACTGGCAGCATTGCAGGTTTTAAAG GTCATTGAGGTGGATGCTCAACCAGGTGATTTATGCACTCGTCGTGAGTATGCTCGTTGGCTAGTAACTGCAAGCAATGTCTTTTCAAG GAACACCTTTTCAAAAGTGTATCCAGCAATGTACATTGAGAATCTGACTGAACTTGCATTTGATGATGTTACACCTAAAGATCCTGATTTTCCATTCATTCAAG GCTTGGCAGAAGCTGGGTTAATCTCTAGCAAGCTTTCAAGATCAGATTTGGATGTTTCTGTCAATATTCTGGATGACTATGTTCTTTTCTCCCCTGATAG TCCTTTGTCTCGTCAAGATCTGATTAGCTGGAAGATGGCATTAGAAAGAAGGCAACTTCCAGAAGTTGATAAAAAT CATCTATACCAGTGCACTGGCTACATAGACGTTGATAAGATAAATCCGGATGCTTGGCCTGCTTTGATAGCTGACTTTGCTGGTGGAGAACAAGGCATTACAGCTCTTGCTTTTG gTTATACTAGACTTTTCCAACCTGATAAACCTGTCACAAAAGCACAAGCTGCCATTGCAATTGCAACTGGTGATGCTGCTGAAGTTGTTGGTGAGGAACTTGCTCGTATTGAAGCAGAATCATTGGCAGAAACTGCCGTGAATGCGCATACTACCTTAGTGGCTCAAGTAGAGAAAGATCTCAATGCAAGCTTTGAAGAAGAGCTTGCCAAGGAAAGGCAGAAGACAAAAGACTTGGAGAAACTGGCTGAAGAAGCAAGGCTAGAATTAAACAGGCTAAGAACccaaagagaggaagaaaaaaatgcTCTTATTACGAGCCATGCTACTGTTGAGTCAGAAATGGAAGTTCTTTCAAGGCTAAGGCATGAAGTGGAAGAGCAATTACAGAATCTCATGAGTAACAAGCTGGAGATATCTTTTGAGAGGGACAGAATGAACAAACTTCGTAAGGAAGTTGAAAGTGAGAACCAGGTCATTATTAGGTTACAGTATGAGCTGGAGGTTGAAAGGAAGGCTTTGATCATGGCCAG GTCTTGGGCAGAGGAGGAGGCTAAAAGAGCAAGAGAACAGGCCAAAGCTCTTGAGGAAGCCAGAGAGCGATGGGAGAGGCATGGCATCAAAATCGTTGTTGACGGAGACCTCCAGGATGATGCATCTATTGGAACAACATGGCTTATTGCCGGGGATCAGCCTCCTGTTGATGAGACAATTGGTAGAGGGGAGACATTGGTGAAGAAGCTCAAGGAAATGGCTGCTGAAATGAAACATAGGTCTTCAGTTACTATTGAGAAAATTATTCAGAGGATTGTCATGATAATTTCGGCTTTAAAGCAGTGGGTCTCTGTTGCCTCCAATCACGCTACTGAGCTCCGAATTGCTGGAATTTCCAAGGCTAAAAATGCAATGATTGAGTTTAAGGAAAGTGCTTCGGGGTTCAGCTTAGTGATTGTGGACAAGGCCAGGAGAGTAGTTGCAGATTGCAAAGGTAGCGTTGGAAAAATCTCACAGAAGTTCAAGGCATGA
- the LOC135583148 gene encoding uncharacterized protein LOC135583148 isoform X1 has product MAALMCPSSPNSLRLQFGFRCRESSAVFLRVRFRPTNRRVVVSFAGGEAARSGGGGRPWNGSDGSPDGFAGWLETGTGAGQSKKKGGLREMLGAWLAGVLFAAGVTFATLSIVNKNASGAKQQVEPLAREQEILMSSVDASEKDNRVGEVSNVVTIGEESIISDRNEDNETGTSENFTPTNVNGDVSESRYGDMQDLESSLSENIKSVGEGVIEIKRALTLDEQEVAQNVDNLPLFAGLSNSTHELPTYEDGFSYETSKSDDLGCTTTFDTLESGIGKDVNADGTVTLVDLTSVNTASTNGISNNHEETINSNSETPSQFLGEFESQVPSKSITPDAKRIDSDEIDYQFSFEDVVANVSLLKDQDIEQNNMLQLPAKDCTECPIVHDKNETVPIEKLFDLVPDHSEEQMLQFDSISSAGGHNLNDSDLASVQSVVVSTDPTKKEPDLKCDNETERNSLFESLLPKKSFSHSGIPAPSLVYAAQQVPPGKILVPAFVDQVQGHALAALQVLKVIEVDAQPGDLCTRREYARWLVTASNVFSRNTFSKVYPAMYIENLTELAFDDVTPKDPDFPFIQGLAEAGLISSKLSRSDLDVSVNILDDYVLFSPDSPLSRQDLISWKMALERRQLPEVDKNHLYQCTGYIDVDKINPDAWPALIADFAGGEQGITALAFGYTRLFQPDKPVTKAQAAIAIATGDAAEVVGEELARIEAESLAETAVNAHTTLVAQVEKDLNASFEEELAKERQKTKDLEKLAEEARLELNRLRTQREEEKNALITSHATVESEMEVLSRLRHEVEEQLQNLMSNKLEISFERDRMNKLRKEVESENQVIIRLQYELEVERKALIMARSWAEEEAKRAREQAKALEEARERWERHGIKIVVDGDLQDDASIGTTWLIAGDQPPVDETIGRGETLVKKLKEMAAEMKHRSSVTIEKIIQRIVMIISALKQWVSVASNHATELRIAGISKAKNAMIEFKESASGFSLVIVDKARRVVADCKGSVGKISQKFKA; this is encoded by the exons AAATGCTGGGAGCATGGCTGGCTGGGGTTCTTTTTGCTGCTGGAGTTACATTTGCAACATTATCTATTGTCAACAAAAATGCTTCTG GGGCAAAGCAGCAGGTGGAACCATTAGCAAGGGAGCAAGAAATATTAATGTCTTCTGTTGATGCAAGTGAAAAAGATAATCGGGTTGGTGAGGTGTCTAATGTGGTTACAATTGGTGAAGAGAGCATAATCAGTGACCGCAATGAAGACAATGAGACAGGTACCAGTGAAAATTTTACCCCTACAAATGTTAATGGAGATGTTAGTGAGAGCAGATATGGTGACATGCAAGATTTGGAGTCTTCATTATCAGAAAATATAAAATCAGTTGGAGAGGGTGTCATTGAAATTAAAAGAGCTTTGACTCTAGATGAACAAGAAGTGGCCCAAAATGTTGATAATCTTCCTCTATTTGCTGGCTTGAGCAACAGCACACATGAATTGCCTACTTATGAAGatggtttttcatatgaaacatcCAAATCGGATGATTTAGGTTGCACTACGACTTTTGATACGTTGGAGTCAGGTATCGGAAAAGATGTGAATGCCGATGGTACTGTTACTCTTGTAGACTTAACTTCTGTTAATACTGCTTCAACAAATGGCATAAGTAATAATCATGAGGAAACTATTAACTCAAATTCTGAAACTCCTTCACAATTCTTAGGTGAATTTGAGAGCCAGGTTCCCAGCAAGTCAATAACACCTGATGCCAAAAGAATAGACTCAGATGAAATAGATTACCAGTTCAGTTTTGAAGATGTCGTAGCAAATGTGTCTCTTTTGAAGGATCAGGATATTGAACAGAATAACATGCTGCAGTTACCTGCAAAGGACTGCACTGAGTGTCCAATAGTGCATGACAAAAATGAGACTGTTCCTATAGAAAAGCTTTTTGACTTGGTTCCTGATCATAGTGAAGAACAGATGCTTCAATTTGACTCAATTAGTTCTGCAGGAGGACATAACTTAAATGACAGTGATTTAGCTTCAGTACAGTCTGTAGTGGTATCTACAGATCCTACTAAAAAAGAACCTGATTTAAAGTGTGACAATGAAACTGAAAGAAACTCATTGTTTGAGTCACTTCTGCCTAAGAAATCTTTCTCCCATTCTGGTATACCAGCTCCATCTCTCGTCTATGCAGCTCAACAGGTACCCCCTGGAAAGATTTTGGTTCCTGCATTTGTTGATCAGGTTCAGGGGCATGCACTGGCAGCATTGCAGGTTTTAAAG GTCATTGAGGTGGATGCTCAACCAGGTGATTTATGCACTCGTCGTGAGTATGCTCGTTGGCTAGTAACTGCAAGCAATGTCTTTTCAAG GAACACCTTTTCAAAAGTGTATCCAGCAATGTACATTGAGAATCTGACTGAACTTGCATTTGATGATGTTACACCTAAAGATCCTGATTTTCCATTCATTCAAG GCTTGGCAGAAGCTGGGTTAATCTCTAGCAAGCTTTCAAGATCAGATTTGGATGTTTCTGTCAATATTCTGGATGACTATGTTCTTTTCTCCCCTGATAG TCCTTTGTCTCGTCAAGATCTGATTAGCTGGAAGATGGCATTAGAAAGAAGGCAACTTCCAGAAGTTGATAAAAAT CATCTATACCAGTGCACTGGCTACATAGACGTTGATAAGATAAATCCGGATGCTTGGCCTGCTTTGATAGCTGACTTTGCTGGTGGAGAACAAGGCATTACAGCTCTTGCTTTTG gTTATACTAGACTTTTCCAACCTGATAAACCTGTCACAAAAGCACAAGCTGCCATTGCAATTGCAACTGGTGATGCTGCTGAAGTTGTTGGTGAGGAACTTGCTCGTATTGAAGCAGAATCATTGGCAGAAACTGCCGTGAATGCGCATACTACCTTAGTGGCTCAAGTAGAGAAAGATCTCAATGCAAGCTTTGAAGAAGAGCTTGCCAAGGAAAGGCAGAAGACAAAAGACTTGGAGAAACTGGCTGAAGAAGCAAGGCTAGAATTAAACAGGCTAAGAACccaaagagaggaagaaaaaaatgcTCTTATTACGAGCCATGCTACTGTTGAGTCAGAAATGGAAGTTCTTTCAAGGCTAAGGCATGAAGTGGAAGAGCAATTACAGAATCTCATGAGTAACAAGCTGGAGATATCTTTTGAGAGGGACAGAATGAACAAACTTCGTAAGGAAGTTGAAAGTGAGAACCAGGTCATTATTAGGTTACAGTATGAGCTGGAGGTTGAAAGGAAGGCTTTGATCATGGCCAG GTCTTGGGCAGAGGAGGAGGCTAAAAGAGCAAGAGAACAGGCCAAAGCTCTTGAGGAAGCCAGAGAGCGATGGGAGAGGCATGGCATCAAAATCGTTGTTGACGGAGACCTCCAGGATGATGCATCTATTGGAACAACATGGCTTATTGCCGGGGATCAGCCTCCTGTTGATGAGACAATTGGTAGAGGGGAGACATTGGTGAAGAAGCTCAAGGAAATGGCTGCTGAAATGAAACATAGGTCTTCAGTTACTATTGAGAAAATTATTCAGAGGATTGTCATGATAATTTCGGCTTTAAAGCAGTGGGTCTCTGTTGCCTCCAATCACGCTACTGAGCTCCGAATTGCTGGAATTTCCAAGGCTAAAAATGCAATGATTGAGTTTAAGGAAAGTGCTTCGGGGTTCAGCTTAGTGATTGTGGACAAGGCCAGGAGAGTAGTTGCAGATTGCAAAGGTAGCGTTGGAAAAATCTCACAGAAGTTCAAGGCATGA
- the LOC135583148 gene encoding uncharacterized protein LOC135583148 isoform X2: MAALMCPSSPNSLRLQFGFRCRESSAVFLRVRFRPTNRRVVVSFAGGEAARSGGGGRPWNGSDGSPDGFAGWLETGTGAGQSKKKGGLREMLGAWLAGVLFAAGVTFATLSIVNKNASGAKQQVEPLAREQEILMSSVDASEKDNRVGEVSNVVTIGEESIISDRNEDNETGTSENFTPTNVNGDVSESRYGDMQDLESSLSENIKSVGEGVIEIKRALTLDEQEVAQNVDNLPLFAGLSNSTHELPTYEDGFSYETSKSDDLGCTTTFDTLESGIGKDVNADGEFESQVPSKSITPDAKRIDSDEIDYQFSFEDVVANVSLLKDQDIEQNNMLQLPAKDCTECPIVHDKNETVPIEKLFDLVPDHSEEQMLQFDSISSAGGHNLNDSDLASVQSVVVSTDPTKKEPDLKCDNETERNSLFESLLPKKSFSHSGIPAPSLVYAAQQVPPGKILVPAFVDQVQGHALAALQVLKVIEVDAQPGDLCTRREYARWLVTASNVFSRNTFSKVYPAMYIENLTELAFDDVTPKDPDFPFIQGLAEAGLISSKLSRSDLDVSVNILDDYVLFSPDSPLSRQDLISWKMALERRQLPEVDKNHLYQCTGYIDVDKINPDAWPALIADFAGGEQGITALAFGYTRLFQPDKPVTKAQAAIAIATGDAAEVVGEELARIEAESLAETAVNAHTTLVAQVEKDLNASFEEELAKERQKTKDLEKLAEEARLELNRLRTQREEEKNALITSHATVESEMEVLSRLRHEVEEQLQNLMSNKLEISFERDRMNKLRKEVESENQVIIRLQYELEVERKALIMARSWAEEEAKRAREQAKALEEARERWERHGIKIVVDGDLQDDASIGTTWLIAGDQPPVDETIGRGETLVKKLKEMAAEMKHRSSVTIEKIIQRIVMIISALKQWVSVASNHATELRIAGISKAKNAMIEFKESASGFSLVIVDKARRVVADCKGSVGKISQKFKA; the protein is encoded by the exons AAATGCTGGGAGCATGGCTGGCTGGGGTTCTTTTTGCTGCTGGAGTTACATTTGCAACATTATCTATTGTCAACAAAAATGCTTCTG GGGCAAAGCAGCAGGTGGAACCATTAGCAAGGGAGCAAGAAATATTAATGTCTTCTGTTGATGCAAGTGAAAAAGATAATCGGGTTGGTGAGGTGTCTAATGTGGTTACAATTGGTGAAGAGAGCATAATCAGTGACCGCAATGAAGACAATGAGACAGGTACCAGTGAAAATTTTACCCCTACAAATGTTAATGGAGATGTTAGTGAGAGCAGATATGGTGACATGCAAGATTTGGAGTCTTCATTATCAGAAAATATAAAATCAGTTGGAGAGGGTGTCATTGAAATTAAAAGAGCTTTGACTCTAGATGAACAAGAAGTGGCCCAAAATGTTGATAATCTTCCTCTATTTGCTGGCTTGAGCAACAGCACACATGAATTGCCTACTTATGAAGatggtttttcatatgaaacatcCAAATCGGATGATTTAGGTTGCACTACGACTTTTGATACGTTGGAGTCAGGTATCGGAAAAGATGTGAATGCCGATG GTGAATTTGAGAGCCAGGTTCCCAGCAAGTCAATAACACCTGATGCCAAAAGAATAGACTCAGATGAAATAGATTACCAGTTCAGTTTTGAAGATGTCGTAGCAAATGTGTCTCTTTTGAAGGATCAGGATATTGAACAGAATAACATGCTGCAGTTACCTGCAAAGGACTGCACTGAGTGTCCAATAGTGCATGACAAAAATGAGACTGTTCCTATAGAAAAGCTTTTTGACTTGGTTCCTGATCATAGTGAAGAACAGATGCTTCAATTTGACTCAATTAGTTCTGCAGGAGGACATAACTTAAATGACAGTGATTTAGCTTCAGTACAGTCTGTAGTGGTATCTACAGATCCTACTAAAAAAGAACCTGATTTAAAGTGTGACAATGAAACTGAAAGAAACTCATTGTTTGAGTCACTTCTGCCTAAGAAATCTTTCTCCCATTCTGGTATACCAGCTCCATCTCTCGTCTATGCAGCTCAACAGGTACCCCCTGGAAAGATTTTGGTTCCTGCATTTGTTGATCAGGTTCAGGGGCATGCACTGGCAGCATTGCAGGTTTTAAAG GTCATTGAGGTGGATGCTCAACCAGGTGATTTATGCACTCGTCGTGAGTATGCTCGTTGGCTAGTAACTGCAAGCAATGTCTTTTCAAG GAACACCTTTTCAAAAGTGTATCCAGCAATGTACATTGAGAATCTGACTGAACTTGCATTTGATGATGTTACACCTAAAGATCCTGATTTTCCATTCATTCAAG GCTTGGCAGAAGCTGGGTTAATCTCTAGCAAGCTTTCAAGATCAGATTTGGATGTTTCTGTCAATATTCTGGATGACTATGTTCTTTTCTCCCCTGATAG TCCTTTGTCTCGTCAAGATCTGATTAGCTGGAAGATGGCATTAGAAAGAAGGCAACTTCCAGAAGTTGATAAAAAT CATCTATACCAGTGCACTGGCTACATAGACGTTGATAAGATAAATCCGGATGCTTGGCCTGCTTTGATAGCTGACTTTGCTGGTGGAGAACAAGGCATTACAGCTCTTGCTTTTG gTTATACTAGACTTTTCCAACCTGATAAACCTGTCACAAAAGCACAAGCTGCCATTGCAATTGCAACTGGTGATGCTGCTGAAGTTGTTGGTGAGGAACTTGCTCGTATTGAAGCAGAATCATTGGCAGAAACTGCCGTGAATGCGCATACTACCTTAGTGGCTCAAGTAGAGAAAGATCTCAATGCAAGCTTTGAAGAAGAGCTTGCCAAGGAAAGGCAGAAGACAAAAGACTTGGAGAAACTGGCTGAAGAAGCAAGGCTAGAATTAAACAGGCTAAGAACccaaagagaggaagaaaaaaatgcTCTTATTACGAGCCATGCTACTGTTGAGTCAGAAATGGAAGTTCTTTCAAGGCTAAGGCATGAAGTGGAAGAGCAATTACAGAATCTCATGAGTAACAAGCTGGAGATATCTTTTGAGAGGGACAGAATGAACAAACTTCGTAAGGAAGTTGAAAGTGAGAACCAGGTCATTATTAGGTTACAGTATGAGCTGGAGGTTGAAAGGAAGGCTTTGATCATGGCCAG GTCTTGGGCAGAGGAGGAGGCTAAAAGAGCAAGAGAACAGGCCAAAGCTCTTGAGGAAGCCAGAGAGCGATGGGAGAGGCATGGCATCAAAATCGTTGTTGACGGAGACCTCCAGGATGATGCATCTATTGGAACAACATGGCTTATTGCCGGGGATCAGCCTCCTGTTGATGAGACAATTGGTAGAGGGGAGACATTGGTGAAGAAGCTCAAGGAAATGGCTGCTGAAATGAAACATAGGTCTTCAGTTACTATTGAGAAAATTATTCAGAGGATTGTCATGATAATTTCGGCTTTAAAGCAGTGGGTCTCTGTTGCCTCCAATCACGCTACTGAGCTCCGAATTGCTGGAATTTCCAAGGCTAAAAATGCAATGATTGAGTTTAAGGAAAGTGCTTCGGGGTTCAGCTTAGTGATTGTGGACAAGGCCAGGAGAGTAGTTGCAGATTGCAAAGGTAGCGTTGGAAAAATCTCACAGAAGTTCAAGGCATGA